TGGTGCGGCTACTGACCACTATTTAGGCAAAATTCTGAAGAAAAGACAGTTTCCATCTCACCTTGCTTGTAGCTCCCTGCATTGCCAGGCAGGAAAAGAACAGGAGCGCCAGTAAGTTTGAGTCCTTTGGTCTCCAGAGCATATGCGCCCTCTCCATAAAGATACAGTCCGTATGATGGATACTGGCGCGCGACACGGCGCGGAAGCGGCACGCGCTGCAAATGCGAACGCACAGAAATATGCGTGAGTATTCACGCATAAGACCACAACAAAATCTAATTGTTCAACACGATTACTGATATTAGACAAATAAGTGCATATTTAAATATCTGTAAAGATTGTGGTACATGTCTGTATGAGTCTGAATGTGAGTTTTATATGTGTGGGATACCCTAATATATGGGACAATACTGTTTAGCatgtttttttcctttattGGTACCCAAATATGTATCTAATGACCTATGCTTGTAATTTGAAATTTGTATGTTGCCAAAACAACAGGTAGAATGAATGGAACGAggaactaatgcataaatggcCTGCCACTGACCTGTGAGCTAGTGACGTTGCCCCGACTGCATAACTATGTATTTTGCTAATTGCAAACATACGTAAATTATATTCACATACTATTTGACTTGCATTACTCACTCGGTATTCTGGGTACTCGAACATGTATGTCATGCTACATCTGTTCTCCTCGAAACCAAACAACAGTTCCCGCAACCCCACGAGCAAAACCCCAAGAGCAAAGCCGAAAAACGCGTACACAGTAAACCTCATGTCTCCACGAAATCAGATTGACTTTATTtacacattcattttatttcGCGACTCCCTCTTCCTCATTGTAACACACACTGCCTGTTTTAACCTATAGGAAACCTTCTTCGAATCTGTCACTCGTCTCGTGGGTGACGCCATGATACAGGCATGAGACTGAGCCAATGGAGAGCGAGCAAAGATTCCATTTTTGACCAATAGTAAAGTCTTATTGGGCGGGCTTTGAAGGTGGGATGGCAAGAGTGGTATGATTATGGTATATAATATGGTATTAATTCTATATTATGCATATGTATGACATAAACAGAACAATTATGATTATTACAGGAAACGTAGTTCCCTTGACACCTCATATTTATTTGGGTAATCACATTGTTTAAGTGGAAATGTTTGTCAATAATGATCAGATGGTAAAAGGTTTGAATCCAAGTTTAATTTCTGTACTTTTAAATATATAGAGTACATTATAAAAGAGAGACTCAGTTAAAATCCCTAACTACAGTGTATATTTAATCAACATCTCAAAATAACACAGATTTCCATGGTCAAATACTAAATGCTAATTCCTTATTTTAAATGCTTATTGTATCATGTATTTTTTGTATACATTTTAGCCAATGTGACCCAAAACTTAACAGTTATGTTGTCTGTTAAATATACAATGTTTAAATTAAGTTTTCTAGGATCAAAATGTGGAGACAacaataacttaaaaataaaaaatgtcttaaacactGAAGAAATAAACAACTCTCTATTGTCAGTGGATTATCTGGAGTTGACAGTATTGCAATGTTATATTCTTGTGTTCTTCCAGTGAAGGTTTGTACATTATGCGTAAATCTTAATTGCAagttatgcaataaaaaattacaaaaatgtcTCCTAGTCAAGAAGCTTCGAGTGCTCTATTCTTGTGATAATCCAGTCTGGGGACGCGCCTTGGGTAAACTCCCTCTGAAATCTGTGAAAGAATGAAAAAAATACAGACATagtaaaaaatagttttttactAATTGCATTTATGGATAATTATTCTTGTTATGAGGGTTTTCCATACCCTCAAACTTTAATGATcaaatgaaattaaacaaaactatATCATATCTTACTCAGTGAAACTCAGTATAATGACAAGGGCCATTTTGATTCTTACTCATAATTGGCTGTGAGGAGTCTTTTGGTCTCTGGTCTCTCTCCATCCCCACCAATGGAAACCTGGAATACTCGTGCTCCTTCCATTGTGTCATCAGGAAGTCTGGCACTTGTCAAGTACCAGAAGCGCATCAAAATACTTACAAATTTCCTCCCTGAAAGCAAGGAAAACACTGCATTTATTCTCCATGCATAGGACTGTATTGTGTGCTGAATACCAAGATATCTTTAAACACATGAAACATGGTGACAGGACATTTGTCTGCCATATGAAACAGTTCCATGTGTATTTCATAAGAATACAACTTTGCATGATTTAAGTTACCTGCAAACAAGAATAAAAATATGTCTTTGGCAAATATTGCATGCTGTAAAGCTTCTCACCACTATCATCATAGTAAATGCCCACATCTCCAGTCGTTGTGTACATGATTTCATCAGACTCAGCAGACAGCGCCCTCTGGTGGCTCAAAGGCAAATGAGCGCATTTTTCTTGAAGTTTCCCTATTAGCTAAAAGATACATTTTTAGATACATTTTGGACTTTAATGCCCACCACAAAATCAAGGAAACAAAAATGTGCTTGGTATCTTGATGTACTTACATCTTTAGCAACTAATCCTTCAAGAGCCTCAAAGTGACATTGAGACAGCAGGCTTGACACATACGAGAAAGCCTAAGAGAAAAAGGTTAGGTCTGTTTAGTATCGGAATAATCATATAAAATCTATCACTTGTAGACTAAATGtacatacaaatacatttattttacaataaagcATTTATCTTACAACTGGGGTTTTACTTTCAAAAATAGTGCTTGTTTTTCTCAGTCAGCAAAGAGAAAGTTGGTGGAAGCTACCTTCTTACCAGTCTTAGATTATGGAGAtgtttttttatagaaataCCACAAAGGCGCTTTTACAAACATTGGACTCTGTTTATCATTCTGCTTTAAGATTTATAACTCGTACCAATCATTATACTCATCACTGTGCACTGTATGAAATGGTAGGTTGGCTTTCGCTTCACTTGAGAAGATACAAGCATTGGCTTATATTTGTGTATAAGGCCATAGTTGGTCAGCTTCCTCTTTACATGAATAGTCTACTTACTGTCAGTAGTCAAGGGTATAATCTGCGTTCAagtaaatattttcttttaaatgttcCTTTAATGAAGACAGAGTTTGGAAAAACTGCTTTTACTTATAGTGCATCAACTGCTTGGAATGAGATCCAATGATCATTGAAACTGAGTGTATTTATCTCTATGAACGAGTTTAAGCTGTATCTTAACCGAACATTCCAAACTGTCTGCACTTGTTCTTAATCTAATTTATGTTGGGATTATTGTactaaatttgtttttatgttgTCTATTGTGTGCTGCTACCTTGGCCAGGGCTCACTTGTAAATGAGATATTTATCTCAATGTGATTTTAttccctggttaaataaaggtatatatataaaaaaatctttgtataTTAATTCAAAAGGTATCCTAAATgtaatatgcaaatttaataAACTTAACTCACAAACAGGTAAATAATCATATTAAAAATCCCATAATTGAAATTCCTAACTCttactaaaagtatagtaaccATGATTTTTTGCGGATGAATACCATTTGTATTACCATAGTTTAACTACAAATATTATGGTTACAGTTAGTGAGAGATCATAAGTTTGTGGCAACTATGGTTTTTACTACAAATAGTTAAACTACCATAATTAAAATGTGGTTTCTCTAGTAAAACCATATACTTATTTTTCCATAAGTTATAGATAGAATCGGCACTGTCATATCTGGCATAAGTTTTTATACACATACTGTTGTCTGTTTAATTAGGTTGAAGACATTGTTTTTTACATACAAATTATTGATTGCCACAGAAAACAATGTCTTGTTCAGTTCCCATACTTGTTTGGCTCCGTCCGTGAAGTCCTCGATGTTAAACTCTTTGTCGAAATAAGTTCGGATCAAAAAGAAGTATATGCGCGTTCGGAACCAGATGAAGGGGTTCGGGATGCCAACAACCATCACCTTCTGGTTCTTGTGTCTGTCCCGCTCGGAGCTGTACCGCCGGACATTACAGACAACAGACGCTACAGGAGTGAGTCGTCTGGACTGATTTAATAAAACTGACCTTGATGTAAAGAACCGAACCAGAACTGTAAAAGGCCTGTTACAATTACAACATCTCAGTAAGGACAGCGCCATTTTTCTCCCATGATCCTTAGCTGTTCATCTGTTACAAAAATCCGACTGGCAACATACCTGAGAGATTAAGTTCCACCtataaataaaagagaaaataaacatgaaaataCATCAACATTTGCCAAACAAAGCATACATGTACTCTAATTATTTAAATTCGCAAGGAAATTTATATCCTGTGTAttgtttgcaaaatgaaacGGATGCCATAAAAACAAGTGTTTCTAGGGGATGACATGACAGTGGATACAGGGGAAACTTCAGACTTTTAGAAATGGACTGTCAGGAGAAGCAGGAGGTGCCCGTTTATACTGATGTGGACAGAGAGACTTTTGCAAGGGACATATGTCCACTGGTATGCGTTGTATTTACTTATAGATGTACTGTTATGTTTTTTGGCGGTTGATAAGTCTAAGTGTCTCGTGCAGCGCAGACCAGCGGTCTTGAGGAGCGTGCCCCTGGGACCCTGCGTGAGCTCGTGGACCGTGAGTTACCTCGCTCAGAAAGGGGGAGACCGCGAGGTCAAAGTGCACGTGTGCCCCGAGCCCAGAATGGACTTTCTGCATAAGAACTTTGTGTACAGGTGTGCTACTAACACACAACTTATAACTTGATGAGTTAAAAAccaaataacatttttaaacacatttctgTATTTCAGGACGCTTCCGTTcgatacatttgttcaaagggCTGCAGAGGCAAAGCACTCAGATTTTTTCATTAGTGAGGTAAGTTACCTGATAGAACCAAAAATCTGCATATAAGAATtggattaaaataataaatgttacaTTAACTTTACATTTAACTTTAGTAACAATTGTTACAAGGTTTGTCTTTGTAGAAGACCCCTGCCTAAAAATGATTTATGGTTTATGGATTTTCTTTCCCAAACAGAATGAAAGCTATTACTTGCGTTCGCTTGGAGAAGATGCTCGTAAGGTATTGTCAGAAATCATTCATTATAGAAACTAAGATCCCATGTgatttaaatgattcatttatatatatgtgtgcAAGGCTTTCATTTGTTAtgttatttaatgaatataCTCCACCACCTTAAAAAAGTCTCTCAGAATGTTCACTGTAGGTTGTCTGAtagatgtttttgtttttcaggAACCTGCTGATTTAAGGAAGCAGTTCCCTG
The genomic region above belongs to Paramisgurnus dabryanus chromosome 15, PD_genome_1.1, whole genome shotgun sequence and contains:
- the maip1 gene encoding m-AAA protease-interacting protein 1, mitochondrial, with protein sequence MALSLLRCCNCNRPFTVLVRFFTSRSVLLNQSRRLTPVASVVCNVRRYSSERDRHKNQKVMVVGIPNPFIWFRTRIYFFLIRTYFDKEFNIEDFTDGAKQAFSYVSSLLSQCHFEALEGLVAKDLIGKLQEKCAHLPLSHQRALSAESDEIMYTTTGDVGIYYDDSGRKFVSILMRFWYLTSARLPDDTMEGARVFQVSIGGDGERPETKRLLTANYEFQREFTQGASPDWIITRIEHSKLLD